In the genome of Brachypodium distachyon strain Bd21 chromosome 3, Brachypodium_distachyon_v3.0, whole genome shotgun sequence, the window GAATATATATTTATGCACCTCCCCCTTTCATTTTACTCAAAAAGTTAGTTTCCTGAACGACATGAATGTTAACAGAGCTGCAGTCATTTTCAGTTTGGCAAACTTAGCAGCTGTTCGGTGCCTTGAGGATCAGATTCCCTGGAGCACTCTTTCATTTAAGAATATGTTCTTCCTACCCACCGACTTGATTCCCTTGTAGAATTGTGTTCATTCTGTTACTTTAATGTGACAGAAATAAACACCTGATTTTCTCTAAGTTGCTTTGCGCACATGGTGTACATTGGACACCCTAGTTAATCATTTTGTTGGAGAAGGAAGAGTTTTATTGCTCTCCGGGCCTCTGCATATGTCATGCATAGAGACCAAAAGTTTGGAAAGTTGCGTGCCCATCGGCATTACATAAATGAAATGACCAATAAAACTGAAAGATTGTCACAAGAATTGCGTAGTCCAGTAGTCCAGTGTGCGATCGCAATCCATATCAGGACCTAAATTCCATGGCAGCCGACTCCAACTTGTGCCCACCCGTCACCAGAGGGCAGAGGGTCCCGTGCCTCCTGTCGTTGTAAAATAGAAAACGTCAACAACCTGTTGATACACAAGATGATGACCTGCAACTCATTAGACAATTTCTttttaccaaaaaaatatcattacTCTATAGCTTAGTACGTTAATCTTGATATCTGCTTATTCTGAATGGTTATGTTCATACTGAATGCCACTATTGCTCATACAGAAAGAAGCATGCCATCTATGGTATATCTGTTTATGCAAAGTGTGTAACTGCTCTTTGAATCTAGGAACAACAAAAGTGAAGAACCTTGATGATAACATTGGTGCTGTAAAGGTAAAGCTGAGCAACGAAGACCTGAAAGAAATCTCAGCTGCTATCCCTGCTGGCGAGGTGGCTGGGTCCAGGGTTATTGGAATCCTGGAGCCTTATTCTTGGAGGGTTGCAAACACTCCATCCCCAAAGTAGCCATTTTACATGTTCAGATGCAAACTGAACATCATGACCgcatttttttggggggggggtggTGGGGGGCTTACTTAAATTCAATGTGAAAAGGAACAAGTTGCTCAAGAAAACAACAGATGATATTGGTGTTATGTATGGGATCaatgtatcgattgctaattGTTATACATGATAAAAGAAATTGTGCCCTTCAACTTGAACTTCTTTCAATGTGCATATTTTCTTTGGATGTGATTGGTAATGGCACCACTGTGATATTTCCATAGATGATCGACTGTGGTGCTTACTGACAGTGACAGATAGGGGTGTTCAGCCTCGGGTTGATTACAGCACATAAGCACACCAAAGTAGGAATGGGGatcttcaaagttcaaactcACTAGTAATCCCTAAAAAATAGTATAAGAACAATGTAGTGCCTTTTACACTCTGCTACATTTGGTTGCTCGGGTTTCTACATTTTACCATGCACTCCCTTGTGCTGCAGGACTTGTGCTTCTTCAATACCTCTGATTTACTGTCCATGTGTCGCTGGTTTCTTGAAAGATATCTCCTTGTACAGTACAGGTTAACCTGGGCATTCTGCTGAACTTTGCAGGCGATAGGCAACGACAGTTTGCAATGGTCAGGTAGGGCTGCCCATGGTGTCCCTTTCAGGAGGAAAACCTCCTTGGGAGCAGCTGGCCAATCCAGAGTGGATCTCGAGGCTTTGCAGCTGCCCATCATGCACTTCGAGCATCATCGGGGAACGCGCCGTGGCCGGCCGCCGGGCGATCGATGATGCAGCATACAGGGGATATGCGCCCACCAAGAACATTTGTGCCCCTCCTCCCACATGTGTGAGGGAAGGAGCCTTTGGACCACCTCCCCAAATCTTGCTGCTGCGAGAATTTGCTGGACCATAAACCTTGATGCAGTTCAAAGCAAGGCGTGCGCCGTTCATGCAAACAATCGACCACTGCGTCGTCCAACCAGCCTATATATCATTGTCcgatgattgattgattgattgccTGTGCTTATCTTGTTCTGATCTAAGTAACTGTGAATCTGCAATGGCTCTGCAACAAGGTACTACTACATCACTTCATGCTCTCTGAAACATGGTACTCATCTGCTGATACGTTTGCAGGAAAGCTAGCTGTTGTTCATGTATCAGCATCTCATCATTTAATTGCCAGGCCAAACTTACTCTTGGGACTCTACTGACTTCATCAACCAATTTTTTTCTCCGCACAGATTTCATTATATATAAGACAACTACAGGCCAGTTTCTGAGACACAAACTTTAATTGTATCCTGGAGACCAGCTTATCAGAATCAGCAACACAAAGCCAGTGTCAGGAAGCAGAAGAGGGGCATGCTTTTTGTTAATGCCTGGATTGCAAAAGGGGCAAAGAGGGGGAATAAAGAAGGGAAAGCAAAGGAGGAAAAAGCCATGCAGTGATCTTTTTGGAGGAGAGCTGGGGGCAATTGGGATGTATCGGAGTTTGCTACTACTAATTCCCTGCATCTCACATGCCCATGCATAGAGCTTTTCTTCAAAAGCCTGGCTAAGTATATGCAAGCTtcctttgcatgcatgcttgccGTGGGATGTAATCCCTAGGTTTATTCCATGCAAGCTTTATATCCTTTTTCCACCACATCTCATCGAGAATATTCTGGCATTAGGCTTTTCATCTTGAGCATGCCTACTGCCACGTCTTTTGCCAAAAGCATTTGGGATCCGTTCAAATGTACGTTGCTCTAGTATGTATTCATCTCTTTACATGTAAATTACCATATGCAATTTACTAACAGACTAGTATCCCTATATCCTTAAAAAACAGTATCCACAAAAACATAAACATCATGTCCCCCatatacaaaaaaaacattttgtgAGATTAAAGACACCTCCACATATTAACCcactaaaagaaaaatattcaaACTTAtcgtttttcaaaaaggaggaaTCACCCCTGCATCTATATAGATAGATTCACACAACCATAAAATTATTATTAGAACTTAATCATCATCATTACAAAACTCTGCGAAAAGCCGAAAGTACATTAATTCATTCATGCATCGCAAAGCTTTTATTGCTAACACAACTCCTTACACCCATATTAAGTACAACCCCGCATCTCCTCCTAATGCAGTAGGGACAAGGTAAGGACTCAATGGGATGCTGGATGAATGACTCGCaaacaaaatggaaaatttcctGTTGTTAAAAATAATGCCGTTTCGGTAGTTACATAAAACCCAAGATCACACATACCCCTGCAAGAACCCACCATTTAAGTTTACATTTCATCCCCGTGAATCAATCCTGGACATATATACTAGAAATAGTATGGGGCAGTGGAAGATGGAAGTCACAAAACTAACTCTCCAAACTATGCGCGCCATATGGACAATCAATAAACAATTGTCTAGGCCATTTATTAAGGAAAAAACTGAAGATCATCTATAACATTTTTTCTCAAGGGACTTGAGGTCCGACCAAGAGAGAAAACATATAGCACTTATCTTGGACCATCGGATCGAGAACGTATGGCTCAAATCAAATGTGTGAGCCTAACCAGCCACTTAAACACACTTTTGCATAGCTTGGCAAAAGTGTGTTTAAGTGGTTGGTTAGATTCCCACATTTGATCTGAACCTTGGGTTTTCGATCCAATGGTCTAGTGACCatagtttgcaagtttgtaGACTTTTTCACTGAAAAATTATATTGAGTAGACTTTTAGCATGTTTTAagtgtttttgttgttgatgatgcAATATGTCCTAGCAATGAGAAATTCTGCTAATTAATTACATGcattgatatggacatgctaaccatggatacgacctttggtatcCTCAAttttataatatttgacaacatttataatcaggtgaatttaagtagtaattgttttcattgtcatatttatgaaaaGGCGGAGCTagtactatcttgtctcgttttattacgtagacATCTTGTTGAGCTTTTTAAGTctaaggtcaagatgagatacgatggaggccaGCGGAAGGTCAAGCAAAAATCAAGCATCCATACAGCTGAGGGAAGGATTTtgaagtgtactttccaacaaattaaacggcacatgattcggaacTTGTTAGAGAAAAATATCATGgattaaaattaaaaacaattactacttgaattcacctgatcctgatgtcgtatccatggttagcatgtccatatcatgcATGGAGATGGATGCCTGCATATATGACGAAGATCCTGATCTGATAATTGCGCACACTGAGCAAATGAAAGTTGAACGGGGTGGTGATCAGGGCCGGTGTGGGACACGGAACATGATTGTCAACGCCACGGCAATAAAGAACTTTCTCTGCAGGTCTCTTTTCCCTTCTTGCTCATCTTTCTCAAACTATGTGCTAGCTGGCCGGGATTCTAGGGATTGCACATAGTATATACGTATCGCcatccatgccatgcatgcatggtcccAGCTGAGACCAAGCTCGGACTCCCACGTATGCATGACACGAACTCATcatttccatccatccatgcatgcatctagcAAATCCGTGCATGCAAATGCTTAAAATTAAGGATTAATTTGTTATTTCTAGGCTCATTGAGAAGTTGGTATTTCTAAGTTGACTAAGTTGCACATGATGAGGCAGAGTTGTAAGCAAATAATGTGCGACTCTGTTTGATTGATTGCACATTTCAAAAATTAAATTACTCCTAAAGAAAGAGTGTAACTGATTTTTTGTTGAATAAAAGGATAAACGGTCCTGAAATTGACATTCCTTTAGATTATTTCCTAGATTATTcgactccctccgatccacaaTAAGTGTCAACTTTGCACTAAATACTTgatacttattatggatgGGATGGGAGGCAGTACCAACCAGCAAAACTCAAATATATCCACGCAACCTGTTGCATCCGTGAAAAAGGGGTGCAAATGTACACACACAACACATGTACAATGTTGATCTTTGTGCATTTTTGAAGATTGTTGCGATATTCAAATATACAGATGTGCATCATGTTAGAACATTTGGGCCTGCAGAAAATATGGTCAGCATGTGttccatgcaaaaaaaaaaactcaaaagcTAAgatatgttactccctccggccggaattacttgtcgaaatattatatctAAACCCTTTTTGcacatagatatatccatatttgagcaaatttgagacaaataataccggtcggagggagtactagagcATTTACCTAGCTCTAGCCTCTAGGACGACTATCCATGCATGAGACACAATATATGTGTTGATCGATTGATTCCTCTAGTTTATACGACAGGACATGAAATAAAATTTCGTGAGTTTGCTAGCTGGTGCATTCTTATCAGTTATCACAACGTACGGATCCCACATGAATCTCAGAATGTGTACTTCATGGACATCTCAGTGAGGAGTCAGTGAGGTGAGGGCCCACCTCTCAGGGAAAGAACACACATGCAAAAATAACATACTCGTCGAGTTCAAATTCAGCATACCCTAACCAGGTGAAACTGAAATTAAGATTTAGGAactaacatgcatgcatgcatggttcggCTGGCTACGTTTGAGTTACGGTCGGTGATCGTCGATGGAGTGTACTCCCTTAGAAGTGGTGGCTCCAAGTCTCGCTCACCGGCGGCAGCCGGCCGAGGTACTGCCTGGTCAGGTCGGTGGTGGCGCAGCACACGGCGGTGGCCACAGGACGTCCTTGGTATGCGGCGGCGCTGCATAGCGGCATCTGAAGCTGATCCTCCACGACCTCCCCTGCGCCGAGGAAGTCCCTGGTCAGGCCACGGCGACCTCCGGCGTGCATGGTCACGGAACCTTCCGGAGTGAGCCCGAAGCTGAGCGTGTCACGGTCGGTGTCGAAAGCCGATACGCCGCTGGTGATGGCGGAGGATATAGGGAGGTCGACATGACTGAGGTATGAGTACTGGGGTTGGAATGGAGGAAGCAGCTGCtcctgctggtggtggtggtggtaatGTGTTTCTTCGGAAAGAAACATGagggggttagggttttgaGCATGGCTGGAGAAAGTGGGGAACAGTGCTGGTGGTGGACTGAGAagattgttgctgctgctgccaacgctgttgttgttgttattgatgatgttgctgttgttgctggtgctgctgttGTTTGCGGCTGCGAGAATCCTGGCACTCTCTTCGGCAAGGGCGTCACAGAAGGCCCTGTGGGTCAGCAAGCTGTCcttcctgcatgcatgcattgagGTGTTAATTATGATCAGAGATGGAGTGGATTAATGAATGCAGTACTAAATCGATATGTACTCCATATCAAGGGAatgtaatgcatgcatgtaaagTTACATTAACGAAAGAATTAGAGTTCTTACTATATATGATGTTGGTTTATTTGATTAAGACGTACGTCTCTCATGGGCCATGCATTCAAaatggaggagagagagggatagAGTCAGAGAGAGAGTTATCATTGGAGTCAAGGATTCGCACATGATAGCTGGAGATTTAAATTCCATGATGTACTCTCACTGTATTTCAGGTGTGTATTCATACGCAAACTACCGTGTGCTGTGTGCATCTTCAAGAGTTTCGGGGTCCACAACTCCACAGTTTTTCTAGTCTGGGTACGGTCCATTTATACATACTGCTTGAAACGGCACCCTTTAATTTCACTTGCTAATGCAGGGAGCGTGTGCCAAGAAACGGAAGTATGAAAACGACACCACTGCATAGACGTTTTATCTACAAATATCAACTGTGAATTTCATCAATTAATGCAGAGCTCTTGGTAACTTGCAAATAGTGGTATGAGATAAGCTTGGACATCTTAAAGCAAATCTCGTagccacatgcatgcacagccTATAAGTGCTCCCTGTAGGCTGTAGGTTTCCAAATCTTTTTCTGGTATTTGACCATGACCGCTTTTCGATCGTATGTGTGCCCGACCCGAATAGAGATTAATTCGTGGCATTAATTCAAGCAAAAAGAGAAATTAACTCCAAAATCATGTTGTGCAAGGTACTACTGTATATGAACATAATGGATGGGAAAtctcaacagcagcagcagatcgatcgagatgCTCCAAATGAATGAAGAATGGGTCAGCAAATTAAGCGAGAGAATGGATGAATTGATACTCCAGTACTAACCTGGAGAAGAGGATGCCGCAGTCGCATCGGTACTCCCGTGTGCCGCAGTTCTTGACGTGTGCCTTCCAGTCCGAGTGCACGGCATAGCGCTTCCCGCAGCGCTCGCACTTCCACCGCTTCTCGCCGTGCTTGCGGGAGAAGTGCTTCTTGATGCCCGTCAGGTCCCCGAGCGCCCGGGCCGGGTCGTGGTGCACGCAGCTGGGCTCCGGGCACACGTACACGCGCTTCCGcggcccgtcgccgccgccgcccaggcccaggcccagctgCTTGCTGTGCGGCGCCtggaggctgctgctgcgctgCCTGAGCTTCCATGGCAGGTTGTGGCCCCGGCGGTGCAGCTGCAGGTTCTGGTCCCGCTGGAACCCCTTGTTGCAGATCTCGCACACGAACCGGTTCGTCGCCACCAGCGCACGCGGCGACAGCGCGATCACCTCCGCCCCAGGGTCTAATTACtcaattaattaatcagtTTGATTGATGGAAGATGCAGTTGATTGATGAGCTTTAGGTTTAATTACCTGGGTTGCCGGGCTGgcttctcttcctcttgcCGCCGGCCATGGGCTGCTGCTCAAGCTGGGGAGCCGGACGCAGGAGCAGGGCCTGCTGATGCTGAGCCGGCGCGAAGAGAGGGTTCAGCAGGACATGCTGGTTGCTGAGGACGacgtcgcctcctccgccatggGAGTTGGATCCGGTGGCTTCTTGGTCAGACGAGAGATCAGAGAGCATCATGCTAGCTGGTCACTCTctcaagctagctagctagctagctggtggATGCGTGTGTGGGTCTCACTCTCAACGCAACGCAAAcagtttcttcttctgtgcAAGCTTAAGTGAGTGCGTGATGGCAGGCAGGCAGTGTGGGAGTGTGGGGTGAatacgacgacgaggagctaCAGGTGATGCGATCGGATTGCAGGGGAAAAGGCGTCAGAGAGGACGATTTGAGGAGTACACTGTACGTCGTGTGTGGCCTTGCCTTCTGCAGGCTGCAGTTGCCGCAGCCCTCAGCCGGTCAGAATAAGAAGGGGGTGCCGCAGGatccccacctcctcctccccagtccccctccccctctctcctTTGCTTTTTTCCTTAGTGGCATCCGCATGCATTCACGCATCAAGCCATCGACAAGTGGATATTTTTTCGGGGGAATTATTTGAATTACTGTAAGAAGAAATTTACACTTCGAATCAAAGCTTAGTTAGCGCAAGGTTTAACAttaatttaatcaaatttgaaaagatTTTACTTGAGACAAATCTAgtacttcttatatttaggaacggaaaGAGTACCTCACGTGGCACTCACATACATTTGTCAAATGAACGTCAACTCACAAACACATCAGCCTGGTACGCAGAGCCAACCAGTCCGGATGGGGGACGGAATGCTAAATCTTGTTATAGTTGGTCGTGCTTAAATCTAGTTCAATATGTAGCTAAAATATAAATCTAGTCCGAATCTGTCACATGCGAAATATCTAGTTCAAACTAGAATCTACACTAAAAATAAAGATACCTGATTCGTTTCTGAGTTCTTACTTTGGTACTATAGCTGTTACTTTGATAAAAGTGGTTAAATCACCCTCCCTCATCTTGTACTTCTTATGTGTGTTCCGTTAATTCTAGAGATACAACACCAACTTTAGTTTCATACATGTCGCAAAAAAAACTTTAGTTTCATATGCTAATTAAATGATGGCTCAGCTGTTAATTACAATGCCATCTCAAGAATCATACACCTACCATCTTACCTACAATACTCAATTGTTGTATGATGATACTTGTGCATCATTAATCTATGTTATAATTAGCCAGCTATGGCATGCCTAGTTTTCTTCTAAATCCTTTGGAACCTTGGAGTTTTTACTATAAACTTGAACTGAACTGATATGTCCATGGCAttattctttcttcttttctccctCCTCTCAAAATAAGATGAGGATTTAATGTGGTGTTACCTATTTCTATAGAAGGGCAATCAGTAAAAGCTGCAAGATGTGTATATAAGTGCTCCATTTTCCAAATTTCCCTTTGTGGAGTAAACTGGTTGTTACAAAATTCAAGTCATCAGCATAAGTAGTTCAGCCATACATTGAATCAGCGCTAGAATGATTTTCTTACAGTCTGCTCCTTTTGCTATTCCCAGCAAGAGCATTGGTTGCACCTGCACTGTAGGCAGAGAAGACCAAGGGAATTATAGCAAGGACTAGAAAGAGAAGAGGGAAAATAAAAGGTGCAGAGAGCATGCACACCTCACCCtacaaagaaagcaaaagaagCACCAGCGCATCCACTCATTGATCCTCTCCTTTTAATTTTTATCTTTTCCTCCTAATattttttcactttttttgGTTGTCCTTGAgtttacatgcatgcatacaccTTGTGATTGATGTTTAAAGACTACTTTCTGTTTACTTGCAGGTAGTATATTTTGTGTAGGTGTTAGAGAGTTAGAAAGCCTGCGTAGGGCTTAAAAGTCAGATCAGGCATCCAGTCTTGTCTCTACTCCTGCTGGCCTTTCTTTTCTCTGCAGGCTTGATCAGACCTAATTAagctttttttccttccatcTTTCCCAATCTTTTTTACTGTACTATTGTTTATTGTGCATGTATAATTTTCTATATAGTTTGGGAGATGGGGCTGGTCTTACTCAATTCCTTGCTTGCCGCTTTGGTCTTTTCCTTACCTTTTGTGTCTGTGCTTTTCTTATTCCATCCGTGCTTTTCTGGCCATATGGCTGGCTTGATTCTGGACCCCTTTTCCTAATTCTCTTTGGCTCTGTGGGCTCTGCTTGTGTTGGTTGGTTGGATCTAATGCAGCTATACAGAACTCCCCGGCTATTCCTGTTCgacttttcttctttcgcGTGTGCGCGCGCAGACAATTCTTTTTAAACATCTTACTCCCATTTGCACTTCTGTTCAAGCTAGACTAGTGATTGAAATAGTGCTGAGCAACTTGCGTTCATTTCATTCCATCTGTTAACTTTCTTCAAACATTGCACTTGCATCTCTGTTACATACAGCAGTAGATGGCAACTTAATTGTGTTTTCGATCTTAAGCATACAATGCAAGATTAGTGCGTATATTCTTTCCTCCCTTTCATGCTTTAATCAGGTGGATTCATGGAGTCCCGGAACCCGATTGGAGTTGATCCTGTGACAGCACAGTGACTTTAAGTCACTGGCATGTAGCTAGGAGGACCACATGCCAATGACCAAAGTCATCTTGCAGTAAGTTTGAGGATCTGCGTCGGAACAGCATCCGCTAGCCTGAGAGATTCAAACTCCAGAAAACAACTTGCGACCACTATAGAAAACCACAAAAGCACAACGCCACAAAGGTACCAAGCCGAATTCTTGAATTGTTTCCCTTCAAAATTTAACATTAGGCAGAAAGTTCCTCAAATTAACATCTACAGCAAAATGCAATTTATATTATTATTCTAAACAGTTGATAAGTTTCTGAAAACATCACATGGAGACTTGGATGTGATAGGGGCCATACCAAGATACTTGACACAAACTAAGGACTCGCATACTTTCACAACATAACTTGACCACAAATCCCCAATACAGCAAAACACTACCAAAACTCTACTGAAATCTTAGCTGATGACAACTGTCCCCATCAACGCTGTTCTTCAGAGTTACGATAACAGCTAGGCTACACATCATGGATCTCCATCAGGCAAACAACCTGCGGAAGAAATCAAGCACTGTTATATAATGCAACAATTTCTGAATGTCATGGCCTGAGTAAGGGAAGGAGGCAAGGTAAGTACTTACAACATTTAGTCTTCAGCATCTGCCCTCTACCCAGTGGTGTCACTCTGGTCCGGACAGCCAGTCATGTCGCAACCAATCAACTAAATCTGGTCAaggtaaaaacaaaaatacttcAGAAATCAACAACAGAGGAAAATCATGAACCAGTTCGATCTAGAAAGAAAATAGGCATCACTGTTGTCAACCATGTTTATAAAGACTCAATTAATCTATTCCTCACTCCTGCAGATTTAAGCAAGATGTATACACGATGTCATTGCATTAATTAGCAATGTTGCCATATTTGGCTCCATACTAATTAACAATGTTGCGATATGTGTCATTGAATATGAAATGTACCAGATTGTTCAAGGTGATCTGCAATAGTAGTGAAGAAGCAATGTTTGTTCGTTGAACTGAACCATTATGAACACAACTCTACCGCGGGCTAGTAGAACTCAGATACCCCAACTGTTGAGCCAGTTCATCAATATCTTCAGGTCTCCTCCCCTCCAACTCTGACTGCCCAGACCCATCTCTGTAATCATCGTCAAACAGCTCTGCCCAGAATTCATTGTTCAGCTCCCCCAGCCCACTAGCTTGATCCCTGTTCTCTTCATCCGCCGTACTTTTCCCAAGCTCCTGAATGTTGTGTGCTAAATTCTCCAGCCCTGGCATTCCAGGTTCACTGAGCTCACCAAGGACACCAGAATCAAACAAGAACTGTGAATCAAGTTGCTCGTTCTGACTTGCTATCCCAGGACCATAAAATGGAACATGGTCTACAGGCCGCCTTCTTTTCTTCGAGATGGCATCCTCGAGTTCCTTCCTCTTATCTTGCTGCTGAACCAACTGTTGGAAGAACCGTGGGTTACGCATTGCTCTTGCCAAGAACCCCATCATCTGGGCCTGTTTTTGTTCAGCAGTTCGTAGCCTCTCTTCCATGGCTTGGACGTG includes:
- the LOC100828004 gene encoding protein indeterminate-domain 12 isoform X1; this encodes MMLSDLSSDQEATGSNSHGGGGDVVLSNQHVLLNPLFAPAQHQQALLLRPAPQLEQQPMAGGKRKRSQPGNPDPGAEVIALSPRALVATNRFVCEICNKGFQRDQNLQLHRRGHNLPWKLRQRSSSLQAPHSKQLGLGLGGGGDGPRKRVYVCPEPSCVHHDPARALGDLTGIKKHFSRKHGEKRWKCERCGKRYAVHSDWKAHVKNCGTREYRCDCGILFSRKDSLLTHRAFCDALAEESARILAAANNSSTSNNSNIINNNNNSVGSSSNNLLSPPPALFPTFSSHAQNPNPLMFLSEETHYHHHHQQEQLLPPFQPQYSYLSHVDLPISSAITSGVSAFDTDRDTLSFGLTPEGSVTMHAGGRRGLTRDFLGAGEVVEDQLQMPLCSAAAYQGRPVATAVCCATTDLTRQYLGRLPPVSETWSHHF
- the LOC100828004 gene encoding protein indeterminate-domain 9 isoform X2 is translated as MMLSDLSSDQEATGSNSHGGGGDVVLSNQHVLLNPLFAPAQHQQALLLRPAPQLEQQPMAGGKRKRSQPGNPDPGAEVIALSPRALVATNRFVCEICNKGFQRDQNLQLHRRGHNLPWKLRQRSSSLQAPHSCVHHDPARALGDLTGIKKHFSRKHGEKRWKCERCGKRYAVHSDWKAHVKNCGTREYRCDCGILFSRKDSLLTHRAFCDALAEESARILAAANNSSTSNNSNIINNNNNSVGSSSNNLLSPPPALFPTFSSHAQNPNPLMFLSEETHYHHHHQQEQLLPPFQPQYSYLSHVDLPISSAITSGVSAFDTDRDTLSFGLTPEGSVTMHAGGRRGLTRDFLGAGEVVEDQLQMPLCSAAAYQGRPVATAVCCATTDLTRQYLGRLPPVSETWSHHF